From the genome of Aspergillus oryzae RIB40 DNA, chromosome 4:
TCGGCAATGAGCCTACTCACGCGTGTGTTATGTCCGAGAGTAATGAACCACGCAGAGTGCAAATGCAGTTGATCAGAGAGCGCCTTGCCCACGTTGAAACCCAGGTTCAGGATTGGGAACGCACAATTGGGGAGCAAGAACTTCGTATGGCCAAGGATGTTAATCAGGATCCTTCATTACGGACGGACCATGAGAACTACGTCAAGCAGGCGCAGTCTCTTGCTCGGCGGCGGGCTTTCCTTGCCTCTGCACTTCAACGTCTCGAGCGGCAACTCGCTCGAGAAGAAATGAGTTCAATGAAAACAAGCCCTGAAACCGTCGCAGCCGATGTTACCAATCGAGTAGGGACAGATGCAGACTCGAACAACGATGGCAAGGATGCGGATATGGACGGGCTTTATTCATCGCCTCACGATGAGTTTGCCACCAATTTCAACAATCGTTTCATAATCCACAATACTCAGCTAAAATGGAACAACTCACTGAGGAACATCATATTGCGTTACAGTCACCAGGTGAGCCAGAGGCGTGGATTTGTATATTACATGTCTCGAAGGGCAGTCAAATTTATCCTCGATATCGTCGACGAACAAAGCAAGAACCAGAGAAGGCATTCCAAGTTGTTCAAAAGCGCGTCGAGACGTCCCTCTGACATTCGAGGCCTAGTGGATAACGAAGAGGACGGAACCGTGGAAGATCGTATTGAGCAACTACTGAACGATGCGAAACGTTTTGTGAACGCAGACGAACAAGAGGACTCTGACCACAAGAAACAGGACAGTTCAAAGTCTGATAACTCTAGTGAGAATATCTCACCGGAGTTCACACCGCAAAACAGCTATCACTTGCGGCTTATCGCCCCTCAGATTCAGCTCCAAAGCGAGAAGAACCAAAAGTCGGTCGTGTTGGTTGCCGCGAAGGGCATGCAGCTGAAGGTCGTGTCAATCATGGACAAGGAACGTGTTTCTGACGATGTCAGCGGTCTGGTACAGCGCCGCTTCTCCCTCGAAATGGATGGTGCTCAATTCTTCGTTGCAACGCAGAAGAATTTGATGAAACATTTACAGTTTTACGCAGGCAACAAATACGGCAATTCTCCAGGCTCGGCATGGCCACCTTGGTTGACTATCGAAGCGATGTTTGATTTTGAATTGAATCCATTCGGTTTCTCGAGAATTGTCCAGAAGACTTCGGCCAGCTTGAGATACGACAAGTACAACAATCTTCGTCTGAAGTATAACGAAGAAGTGGGTAAGGGACAACCTGATCATGAACATGGCCTCAGCAGCGAAGAATCTAGAATAGATCAAATCAGTGTCGAATTCCCCCACCTCCGCGCTATCTGCGACTCGGCTGAATACTACTCCATGTACATCATTGTGCTTGATTTGCTGCTCTACAGCGAGCCTCTGGAGAAAGTTCGGAGTGAACGCCTGGAGAGGATCATGCTCAGTTCTGACTTCAGCGACCTCAGAGGCGCGCCGGAGATGGTGTTTAAACTCCAGTCTCGGATTCGGCATttggaagagatcaaggagcaTTTCCAAATTCATGCTAAATATCTGGACAAACAAGGCTGGGAAGATCGCTTGGAGCTTGAAAAGGACCTTGCTCAATGCGAAGACGAGTTGTTCTTTTTGATGAAAGCAATAACAACTTCTCAGCGGAGAATTGATCCTACAATGTCTGGGGCCCATGGCCTCATGCGTTGGAACATATCTGCCCACGAAGTTGTCTGGCACCTTATGAAGGACGAAACCGAACCATTAGTCGAGTTCCAGCTACGAAATGCCGAATACGAACGTACTGACAACAGTGATGGGTCTAACCACAATCTCGTAGCAGTCGAACGACTGTATGGATTGAACCTTCTTCCGGACGCCATCTACCCTCAAATCATTGTGCCGTATCTCGACCAAGCGAAGCCTCTGGACTCACCGGATGATTACATGATCAAGGTCAAGTGGCACATGCTTGAAGCCGTTGCTGGTATCCCTGTTTTGGATAATTTTGAGGTGTCACTTTTCCCGCTTAAGATTCAATTGGAGCGTGAGCTTGGCCAAAAGGTGTTCGAGTACATATTCCCTAATGTCGGAGCGAGTGCGTTCGAAAACGGGGGCTTTTCACCCTTAATGATCAAGAACATGAAACCGTTGGAAGATTCcgacgaagacgatgaggcAGAAAGTCCGGTTCCGCCTCGAAGCGCCCACAGCAACACGGATGTTTCTACGGAAGACTTGCAGAAAGGACCGGGCGCTATCGAACTGAGGTTACAACCGACATTCACGTCATCTGACGATACTAGACCCCGATCGGCACGCTCTAACCACCTGAAAGGCCTCGCCATGACGCCCCTCCATAAGGACAGCAACCGGCTTGGTCCCTCCGAACCTTCTCGCCAAACAGCACGTCCGTCAACTAGTGGCGGTTTATCTACTAAGAGATCCGCCGACAGTCTACGGTTGCTATCAAGACAAGGCACTGACAAAACCCTTGCACATGGCTCCGGCACCAGCGTTGTTGAAGATAAAGGGAAGAAGTTCGGTTTAGCCAAGCTACCTAATAGAAGCAAGTCCAAAGCAGCCACCGACGATTTATCCCAGATGATGTCTCGCGCGTCGAATTACATGACGCTAGCTCATGTGAAGGTGCAGGATGTTGTGCTTTGCTTGAGCtacaaaggcaaaggagatCATAACCTGGAGGATATTCACGACTTCGTCTTCCGTCTGCCGATTCTGGAGTATCGGAACAAAACATGGTCCAACCTGGACTTGGCTTTGCGACTGAAGAAAGACGTCATCAAAGCTCTTATATCCCACGCACCTGCAATACTTGGGAATAAATTCTCACATCATCGTCCTAcgaaacaacagcagaagaaaTATCGCGATATAGCGAACTCTGCCCAGCTGCTTCACAACCCTGATAGTGCGGCAGTCACGATATCCGACAAAAGTCAGACGAGCCAAGACTCGAACAGCGAGTACTCAGAGTCACAGTCGCAGAGGTCTGTTCATTCCGGAAGCTCTCGACTCGTTCGTTCGAATTCTTTAGGGTCCAGTATGCTCAGTATTGATCAAAGCGGCCTAATGTCTGATGCTCGATCTGGAAGTGAAGTCGACGTGGATGCTCGTTGGGAGGTTAGTGTTGAATGGTTCTAATAATATCAAGTGTGTCGCTAACCTGAGTGCAGCAATCTCGTAGGATTGTGAATCCTCCATCCCGGCCTATGACTTCAGGCACCGCAATTGCCCGTTCCGAAACTAAGCGCTGGGACGGGGCTGATGAGGGGTGAGCTATATTCGTATTGGACTGTAGAGTACTTTTGCTAACTGCGAATTAGTCACAAAATGACGATCCGTAACTTTGGCCGCAAATTGATGCCGTCCCGAAAGTAACTGTCCAACAGAAAGGACGTGCATATGGCTTTACAACCATGTCAGATCGGTGAAATAAGCTGAGCTTTCCTGACCATTTATCCTTTTTATCCTACATTTTCTATATCACACTCTCGTGACCTGCCATTTTCTGCTACATGATACCCCAAATGCTATGGGTCGTATATAGGCGTCATCTGTTTCACTGGCTTCATATTATAAAACTTGTTTTGATTTGCTGTGTCAATCTTACCCTGCTTGGCTACTTGTGACATTTCTTGTGACATTCTTGTCATTCTTGTTATGAGGCTATCTCGAGCAATGACCTCGAGcctcctttgcttttgctgtgtatacctttcccttctttattttatctatTATTACCATTCCATGGGAGCAGGGGCGCATTGGAAGGCCTTTACCAGTTTAGCGGGAAGCGACTGGAGACAAGACATATACATGCATAGGGTATATATCTGGGCTGATGTAAAGATAGACGGTATATTGGAAGGGATATTAGCATTGTCTTGTATATTGGAATTTATTCAACAGTTCATTCGCTACTTCACTTATCATCTCTTCAAACCTGTATTTTGCACCGGAAATAAGTAGCAATATATCCTCCATCAAGCCAGTCTTAAGAACGAAAAACATAACTCGTTTAGAACCCAACCACAAGCCCATCATCATTTagaaaacaaaccaaatatATCAAACCCTATTCCCCCTGACCAACAGCACCTATAGCCTTCTCACAAATCCGCTTAATCTGTCCCCACCTACTAAGTAACATCTCCAACCTCCCCATCTCCCACTTCTCCCCAACACTACTTCGTCTTCTAGACCCAcccaacttctccaacatAGACCCAATAATCTCCATCGTCCTCTCACACTCCCCAAGATAAACCCCAATCCAACTTCGAATCACCTCCGCCGACTTTCCCGCATCAAAGGCTCGTTTCGACCGGCCCTCGATATAGATGCGGAAGTCCCGCTTCGACATGTATTTGAGACAGGCGGCTGTTTCGGTGCTGGCGTTTACGCCGGTTTCTGTGACTTCGAAGTTGCTTCGGGAGTTTTAGTTAGTATAGACGGGATGGCGGGGTTGGGGAACGATGAGGGAGTGGGATTTGACGTACCCGAAACAGTCTTGGTGGACTAGTTCTTTTTTGTCGGTTATTGTTAGGTCTTGGAAGATTATGTCGTCTAGGTATATTGAGTCGGATTCGTTTttgtcgaggaagaagccgtCTATggatttctcttttggttAGAGGGATATAAGGGTGGGTTAGGGGTAAGTCTGGTAGGGGAAACTGACAttcgacgaagaggaagtcgtTTGAGTGGGCGCCGTAGCTCATGTAGACTTCCGAGCCTTTTTCTAGGGGGATGGTTAGTTTCTTGAGGGTCTGCTTCTACCGTTGGTTAGATAGATGGGATAGGGGTTGGTATTTACCGTATCGTTTGGTAGCTCGGAATGTGTAGTCGATATGGTCGAACCTGACTTCACATGCCTTTTCTCTGTTAGGTAGGGAACTTAAGAATTAAGTGAAAGGATGAGTGGGCTAACCGCGTTATCCTCATGATTGAAATAGTCCGCATAGGGGACCATCGCGATGGCGTCGTTCCAGTCCTCGGGTTCGTTCTTTCCGGGGGAGATATAGTagaagcttcttgagttGATGATGAGCCAGTAATATGCGAATGTCTTCCACTCTGTTTTAGGGAACACGGAGAGAACCTGTTCCCAAGCGTGTGTGAGTCGCTTTTCCTCTTGCCCGAGCATGTTCTGATACCTGGTGTCGTAGTCCACGCCTACGGGTACTTTTTCGAAAGAATTCCATAGCCCAGATACAGAAGGGGGGAGAAGACTTGGTGTTGAGGAATTGTCCTCGTCTTTAAAGGCAGAATTGGATCGTCGGAGATGACTTGGCCATAGTATAGGCGTGCTATCTTCGAGCTCCTGCCAATTTGGCCAGACGTTGCGCCATGCGTCTATCCCTTTGAGGGTTTTGGTGTCCCCGTGCGTGAGATATGCGGCTAGAATGCCATGGATGGATGTTCCCTCTGGGAAGAGATCCACGAATGAAGATGGGATGGAGTCAATGGATAGCATCGCCGTTTGTGGAACTGTGAGCATaatctctccctcctttctCGTGATGGCTTGTTAATCATTGTAGTGAGGTAGTACGATTGTTATTGTTGACGTACTCACTTCTATGGTCTTCGTTGCGATCATTCCTAACCGGCGGCCGGGGAATCGAGCTGGTGCTATGCCGTTGATCTCGATTCCTTTCGAGATAGCCCAGTTTGTGAAGGCGACATGCTCTTTCCCTGGCGATTCGTCCATCTCTGCTGCTGATTCCCCTACAGCTTGAGAATGTTGATATGTCTAGGTTGACTCGTCGTGAATGTATGCTGACAGTAACTGCCTCGATCCCGGCCAATCACAGTGTCCAATTTACCGGAAAGTGATTACATAAGCCGGCGGAAGTTCCGTGATTTCTCATCAAAAATCTCGAAGTTCGCGGAGAAGCAAGTTTCACGGCAGAGGAACTCGTCCGGTGACAAGTCGTTGCGATGGCTTCTGAACCAGTCGCATCGGGGCCCAGTGAGGCCAACTTGGAGAATCCCGCAATGGCAACCCCAGACTCTAAGATCGACCATGCCGCTTCTATCCGATACTGGAACAGCGTCGCTGCCAACTCCAACACCATGCTGGGCATGTTGGGGAGTTACCCTTGGTATACACGCATCGATCTACGCGGTTCGAAGAGCTTTCTTTCTAAGGTCCGACGATTGGTACCCGGTTGCACCACTGAAGGGAAATTGAAGCTGGGAGCTGATTGCGGTGCGGGAGTGGGGCGCGTAACGGAGGGGTTCCTCAAGGATGTATGCGAAACAGTGGACGCAGTCGAGCCGGTCGAGAAATTCACTCAGGTTATACGCGACAGTGCTCTGAAGGGCTCTGGTATCGTGGGCGATATTTATACCGTCGGGTTGGAGGGGTGGTACCCGGAGAAGAAATATGACCTGATCTGGACTCAATTCTGCGTGGGACATTTGACGGATGTCCAGTTGGTTGAGTACTTTGTGCGGTGTCGTGAATCATTGACAGAGACGGGAATCGTGGTAGTCAAGGAGAATCAATCGACTGATCCCAATGGAAATGATATGtatgatgacgaggatagTAGCGTGACGAGGACGGATGAGAAGTTCAAAGAGATCTTCAAGCAGGCCGGGTTGATTGTTGTCACGTCTGAATTGCAGCTCGGGTTCCCAAAAAATTTCAAGCTGCTCCCTGTGAGGTTCTATGCTCTCCGGCCGAAGAGTTGAACTCAGTTTTCAGCATTGTGATGGGCCTTCAAACCCCAGGAGTTGCATATTGGGGTCTCTGGATATAGCTAACGGGTTTCCAAAGTGCGCGAACCAGTGCGATGCCTGGTATTCTTAGTGCCTTGCTTGGTATCCCTATTTGCTAATGCCAAGCTTATGCGTGTGGGCATCCGCCGCATACTTATGCCCAATGGAACCGTTGAAGACGGCTGATACTCGATATGACTGACTCCCTCATCGTTCATGATACGACGGAGTCAAAAATGGAGTGGTCATCTGAGGATTGACGAGCAGCCCCTATAACAACTAGACACAAACATTAGGCAAAAATATACGATGACCTGAATACATTAGAGCTAGGGTATCTATATACAATACATTGGATACACGTGGGACTTAAAGCATATCTTCGTTAACCTTGCTGTCCACAACTGGAAAGCTGCCGCAGTTTCCGTTGAGGACATATCAGAGTTCATGGCGTGATTGGACCAACCTAATTTTTGAATGAACTGCTGAGTTCATGTAAAGGCGTGCTTGTTACCACTCCGGAGCTTGCAAGCGcgcaaagagaaaggaaaggtcGAGGCTAATTTGCGCCCTTCTGTGACGCGAAAAAAATGAATCATACGTTTGAATGGCCGTCAGACGGGGTAGACTGCGTAGAGGGCTTTTCCTTATTTTTCTCGCGGCCCCAAGGCCATAAGTTCGGCATATGTTCGTGTATCGACTCGAGCCGAGTCCGATCAGCCGGCGCGCTAATATCATCCGTGTAAGGAATGCCTCCTTGGCCGCGGTTTTCAGCCCATGCTTTCTTCTCGCGACGAAGATCACTTTGGACCCATGGGATGGTGATTAGAGTCCAGACGCCGGCCCAAACGAACGGCAAAGACCATCCAAGCTATGAGAAAAACACCCGTCAGCTTTCTGAATTATACACCATTAACAACGGGATGGGCGATTTACCGTATACGCGACAGGCTTTGGTGTTGTAAAGACAATTGCAGTGATGACAGCAGCAAAAATAATGGAGCCCCCGGCCCAGAAACAGTTCATTTGAAAGAGCATACGGCGGAAGTATGGGCTGGAAAGATACCGGACTCGAAGGGCATACCGGTATGTCTGGCCGCCGCCGCCATCCACTGCCACCACGTCTTCGATCATAACATATAGAGCTGTGGGCATTGTAGAGCcttttggggttgaggaTATTCGGAATGGAGCCTTGAAACCGAGCACACGAAGAATATCGAGGGCCAAGTAGACACCACCGAAGTAGAACATGACGCTCGGGAGAACCATGGCTACAAGTCGCACTATAGATGTATAAGTATGGGTGAAAGCAATAAGCGGTAGGGGACGTTACCATAGGGTTCCTCCTGGACCGTTCCTCTGGCTTCTTGTTAGTATACCAAACAGCAGAGATCAGCACAATGAATACTTCCGAAACTTACACGATAAGTTCAACGGCAAGGATCAACCAGACGATGGTGAAATTGATatgaaagaaatccaacTGTGATAAAACGTCAGTTCCCGATATATCCTTACCATGGGGGCATCTGGATCAAGCCTACCCATGATTTCCGTGCGTTCAACGGCCGAGTGCGAGAATCTTTTCGGAACAAATTATAGAGCCGGTAGAAGTATTCAAACACAGAGATCCCTCCTAATGCAGCTGTCACAATGGTAAAGACTAATTGCACAGGTTGGTTAGCACGTATGTCATGCCTGTGTATACAGTAAAGACTATGCAAGGGACATACCCAAGTTATGTGACAGGTTCGTGCCATACCATAGACCGAAGTAGAGTGCCACAGGCTGAGCGAGGGTATCAAAAACGAATAATATCCAGAAAAATGCGATTGACTTCTTTCGTGTCCGGAGTGAGTAAGGGAGCGGCGGAGGTTCCAAAGGGTTGGTATTAGCGGTTCCTTCTTCCATCGCTATAGCCCTAGCGATGGTGAGGATATGCGGAGAATAACTGGGGTTCGGCAA
Proteins encoded in this window:
- a CDS encoding uncharacterized protein (predicted protein) — its product is MEEGTANTNPLEPPPLPYSLRTRKKSIAFFWILFVFDTLAQPVALYFGLWYGTNLSHNLVFTIVTAALGGISVFEYFYRLYNLFRKDSRTRPLNARKSWLDFFHINFTIVWLILAVELIVGTVQEEPYVRLVAMVLPSVMFYFGGVYLALDILRVLGFKAPFRISSTPKGSTMPTALYVMIEDVVAVDGGGGQTYRYALRVRYLSSPYFRRMLFQMNCFWAGGSIIFAAVITAIVFTTPKPVAYTLGWSLPFVWAGVWTLITIPWVQSDLRREKKAWAENRGQGGIPYTDDISAPADRTRLESIHEHMPNLWPWGREKNKEKPSTQSTPSDGHSNV
- a CDS encoding N-terminal protein methyltransferase (hydroxyindole-O-methyltransferase and related SAM-dependent methyltransferases), whose product is MATPDSKIDHAASIRYWNSVAANSNTMLGMLGSYPWYTRIDLRGSKSFLSKVRRLVPGCTTEGKLKLGADCGAGVGRVTEGFLKDVCETVDAVEPVEKFTQVIRDSALKGSGIVGDIYTVGLEGWYPEKKYDLIWTQFCVGHLTDVQLVEYFVRCRESLTETGIVVVKENQSTDPNGNDMYDDEDSSVTRTDEKFKEIFKQAGLIVVTSELQLGFPKNFKLLPVRFYALRPKS